GTAGTTATGACAAACTAACAAGATGTTGGAATAAGTTggttaaaaaatataaactttaGATGACGCTTTTTTATCAACtctatttttagtatatattttttctctGAGGAGGAAAGGGCGTGTgtcaaggagacatgttatcttTGTCCATGGAGTTGAAccaattactattttattttgttgtctGAAAGTTTTTAAGAATAACCATAGCCAGCATGCTGAAGTCCACATGCAACGCCTACCGGAAGAAAAGGTCCAAATACAATGTAGTTGATCAAACACCACCTGAGTGCAATCAAAGAACATGCACATAAACGAACTTCGATTAGTGTAGTAGTTAGTTTACTAGTCCTCTTAAATAATTGTCGAAGATTTAAATCCCATCTTGTGCATGCAACACCCTATTAGCCAGCGATAAACTCTTAAATGGAGTTCTAATCTGCGGCAAATTAGTTCTTAGCCTGTGGGACTGAAAAATAccataagaacaaaaaaaaataaaaaataaaagaacaagtaCAGTTGCAAAcaggtattttttttaaaattaagtgaCTCTTTGTTTATATCTTATAAAGATTGATGTCATATAGATTGAAATAACAAAAATTGGAGCAATGtgattttcttcctttctttttccctttgttGGAAGAGCAATGTAAATTTTGTTTCTTAACGACAGGGGCAATATAGATTTGTGTTATGTTTATGaccaaaacaaataaataaataaatgaaaactaTATATGGTTCAAAATTTTACTTTCTGGAAATTCATTGTAAGAGCAGAGGCTATTTTCTCCCTTTCCTTAGGAAATTTTTAATGGCAGCATTTCCAAAAGCCAAACAATATATATGAACTAAACTGGTTGGTTGTTCAAATCGGTGGAGAAATAATTAGGGTAATACACCAAGAAAGAAGTAATTTGAAGTtgcggcaaaaaaaaaaaaaaaaaaaaaaatcgaaatggTAAATGCTAATGCTATCAAACTTCTTAAGTAAAAGGGGGGAAAAACTACAATGACTTCAGCTAAACATGACTGTGAAGTATGACACTTAAAGGAAGCTAAACAAAACTCAAACTAGGAAAACATcatcattattaattatatatctaaatatACAATTTGCCAACTTTGGCACAAAAAAGAAAAGGCTCCTGCCCTTTGCTATCTACAAGGAACTAAATCATGAAAAAAGGGGTCAAGAATATTGCTTCTGAGTATTTGTACATCTACACTTTGACCTAATATTTGTGAGCATCTGCATGAATGAGATCAAAGTAATTTGGTTAAATAAATAGTATAGACTTTGGTGCAATTTTAATATGTTTAATCATTTCAGCATTAGCAATGAAGATCCTTTTCTTGTTATGTACCTTAACTTGTTCCTGCAGTTCTTTAATGTGCTCAACAGCCAAATCCAGCATCTCTGCTGTGCTTGTTTGCTGCAAAGAGGGAAACAACCGATTTATCGAACTGCTTATGAAGTTTCAATTAACATGAGTGCTATTGATAGAGTTTTAGATTAGTTACCTTGTCCGATTTCGGGAAAAGGCCTTGCAATTTCTTGATTCTTTCGCTAATTCGTGTTCTTCGTACCTGAAATTGAACATTTGTTTAACGATTCAATGGCTGCCTCACTAGTATGGTAGAATCTAGAATGAATACTAATGGATTATAGTTGTAAAACCAATTGCTACGAATTTTACCCTCTCTGCAATGCTTCTAGGGTGAGTGGCAAAGCCTCTTTTGGCTCGAATTTTGCATGGAACGGTTCCTTGGAGTTGAAGAAACTTCTCCATGGATCCCATCTTAGTAGAAGAACTAGGCAGACTCAAATGATGAATCAAACCAAGATTTTGTGAGCAGAAGTCTGAATCCTGAAATCAGAAATCAGCAATTTGATTCAAtgtttgatttaaaaatattacCTAACAAATATTCAGGGAGTACATGAGGCATTCGAAAATATTTACCAACTTCATTGATATACCTGAGATTCCAAAGCAGTTGAAGCGGAGAACATGATTTCATCTGCACTTGCTGCTTTTTGGGAATTGAATGAAGAGGCGTCCCAAACTTCACCGGTGAAGCTAGGCACATAGTACTTAGAGCTGCCATTATCATTTACCAGGTTTCCTTCATGACTTTCGTTTTCGTATTCGGCAATCTGTGGCATCCTTTTCAAGCAAGAGGATGACCTATTAGATGAGACATCATTGGATCTAAACCTCTCAACCTCTCTCAATGCTGCAAATACAAATATTTAAGAGAAATGAGACTAATGCTCTGTGTACAACTAAAAACTCTTCAATCACCTTATCACCGCATAAATCTCATAAATACATCAATTTATGGCTGACTAATAAGTTGTTGTATACATAAATTACAATTCTAACTCTCAATAATTACTTAAGCGGATTAGCTAGCCACTAAATCAACCAaagttaatttttgtttttgatactGATATCTCTAACATAAATACGTAGCTACCTTCAAACAAAATACACATGTTTTTATGCTCAAAATAGAGACTTCGTAACGTAAAAATACAAATATGCTTGAAATACTCATAGTTTCAACATACAAAAACACATATTATTGTACTTAGAATATACATATTTTTATGCTCAAAATACACGTATTTATGCACTCAGGAATCAGGATACAcgcaaaatatattaaatacttGTTGGATATTCCTGTATTATATGCAGAATATTTTTGTAGTGATAATCTCTAAATTAAATCCATCTATCATTATTGGTATTTGCACACAGATAAGAGAAACAAAAATATTACGTGCATATAAAAAATCAGTCATCAAATTTGTCTATCAACAAAAATATTG
This region of Arachis hypogaea cultivar Tifrunner chromosome 8, arahy.Tifrunner.gnm2.J5K5, whole genome shotgun sequence genomic DNA includes:
- the LOC112707460 gene encoding transcription factor bHLH130, translated to MSVMYSPVLKYSHGVLRKGHEMISNINHHQHQDQNHHHQQQQQQNSRLLRYRSAPSSFLESLVDINNGGASVNEDPTLGHGCYHHIPSTSSSSEAMFSKPIQSNNGWSRRDSEPVQVQEEYGGSNNKPTVLKEETGNSSFLKEQNGYSYWSQQIQSLPTNNNGYDGSFGVVNSVNSDHSTQSEMGVRSCSNLIRQKSSPAGFFSSENALREVERFRSNDVSSNRSSSCLKRMPQIAEYENESHEGNLVNDNGSSKYYVPSFTGEVWDASSFNSQKAASADEIMFSASTALESQDSDFCSQNLGLIHHLSLPSSSTKMGSMEKFLQLQGTVPCKIRAKRGFATHPRSIAERVRRTRISERIKKLQGLFPKSDKQTSTAEMLDLAVEHIKELQEQVKMLTNIRSKCRCTNTQKQYS